The proteins below come from a single Halobacillus salinarum genomic window:
- the pstB gene encoding phosphate ABC transporter ATP-binding protein PstB, whose product MKNNKQAEKLQETVQEHAGVERPEEAETLIELKDLSVFYGNNQAVKHVNMPLKKNKVTAFIGPSGCGKSTLLRTINRMNDQIPDAHYGGQIMYDGVNLLDQRIDVVSLRKEIGMVFQEPNPFPKPIKTNITHALKFYRTKKSEMDDIVESALKQAALWEEVKNRLGSSAQSLSGGQQQRLCIARALALKPQVLLLDEPTSALDPISSAKVEDLIIELKKYYTIVIVTHNMEQAARVSDYTSFMYNGDLIEFGSTSQLFTNPNEKRTEDYLTGKFS is encoded by the coding sequence ATGAAAAATAATAAACAAGCGGAAAAACTGCAGGAAACCGTACAGGAACATGCGGGTGTAGAACGTCCGGAAGAAGCAGAGACTCTGATTGAATTAAAGGATTTAAGTGTGTTCTACGGCAATAATCAAGCTGTTAAGCATGTCAATATGCCACTCAAAAAGAATAAAGTAACAGCTTTCATTGGTCCTTCAGGTTGTGGAAAATCAACTCTGCTTAGAACGATTAACCGTATGAATGACCAGATTCCGGATGCTCATTATGGCGGACAGATCATGTATGACGGAGTGAACCTGCTTGATCAACGTATTGATGTGGTTTCTCTTCGTAAAGAAATTGGTATGGTTTTTCAGGAACCTAATCCTTTTCCAAAACCGATTAAAACGAATATTACGCATGCTTTAAAATTTTACCGTACAAAAAAGAGCGAAATGGATGACATTGTAGAGTCAGCCCTGAAACAGGCTGCTTTGTGGGAAGAAGTAAAGAATCGTTTAGGAAGCTCTGCCCAATCCCTATCAGGAGGACAGCAGCAGCGGCTGTGTATTGCAAGAGCTCTTGCTCTTAAGCCTCAAGTTCTGTTGTTGGATGAGCCGACTTCGGCGTTGGATCCTATTTCTAGTGCAAAAGTGGAAGACTTAATCATTGAATTAAAGAAATATTATACAATTGTGATTGTTACGCACAATATGGAGCAGGCAGCCCGTGTATCCGATTATACTTCCTTTATGTACAACGGGGATTTAATTGAATTCGGATCTACCTCCCAGCTTTTTACCAATCCAAATGAAAAAAGAACAGAAGATTATTTAACCGGAAAATTCAGTTAA
- the pstB gene encoding phosphate ABC transporter ATP-binding protein PstB, whose protein sequence is MSNYSYEVENLNLWYGENQALYEVNMQIPKGEVTAIIGPSGCGKSTFLKMLNRMVEMVPNVRVSGNVKYNGDNILEKYRPESLRTNVGMVFQHPNPFPKSIYENVIYGLKIQGVRNKKKLDEVVERSLKQAAIWDEVKDRLHTSAQGLSGGQQQRICIARALAVEPDVVLMDEPTSALDPISTSRVEELIHDLKKQYTIIVVTHNMQQASRISDQTAFFLNGDLVEFDRTDQIFSNPGDKRTEDYISGKFG, encoded by the coding sequence ATGTCAAATTATTCGTATGAAGTAGAAAATCTTAACCTTTGGTATGGGGAAAATCAGGCTCTTTATGAAGTAAACATGCAAATTCCTAAAGGCGAAGTCACCGCTATTATCGGTCCTTCCGGCTGTGGGAAATCCACATTTTTAAAAATGTTAAATCGAATGGTAGAGATGGTCCCCAATGTTCGTGTCTCAGGAAACGTGAAGTATAACGGAGATAATATTCTCGAGAAATACCGTCCTGAAAGTCTTCGTACGAATGTGGGAATGGTATTTCAGCACCCTAATCCGTTTCCGAAATCCATTTATGAAAATGTAATTTACGGGTTGAAGATTCAAGGAGTCCGTAACAAAAAAAAGCTTGATGAAGTTGTAGAGCGGAGCCTTAAACAGGCAGCTATATGGGATGAAGTAAAAGATCGTCTGCACACAAGTGCCCAGGGTCTTTCCGGGGGACAACAGCAGCGGATATGTATCGCACGTGCACTTGCCGTAGAGCCTGATGTAGTCTTGATGGATGAACCTACATCTGCTCTTGACCCGATTTCAACTTCGAGAGTGGAAGAACTAATCCATGACTTGAAGAAGCAGTACACCATTATAGTCGTGACACACAATATGCAGCAAGCGTCTCGAATTTCTGATCAAACTGCCTTCTTCTTAAATGGGGATCTTGTAGAATTTGATCGAACAGATCAGATTTTTTCAAATCCAGGAGATAAACGTACGGAAGATTATATCAGCGGAAAATTTGGTTAA
- the phoU gene encoding phosphate signaling complex protein PhoU: MTTRRFFSEELQELKTKIEELADDTQQILAKSVDALYKKDTETAQWIINNDHVFNQKEQSINETVIVLIAKQQPVASDLRRLIIAIKISADLERMADHAKNIAKATLHLGAEHTITIHPVIREMADIALDMVDIAHKAYDHEDITLARELAEKDDSIDERYGQVTRDLLEQTANNPEQIQHIMQMAFTSRYIERFADHITNIGESIFYLVKGVSYDLNE; this comes from the coding sequence ATGACGACTCGTCGTTTCTTTTCAGAAGAATTACAAGAATTAAAAACAAAAATTGAGGAACTTGCCGATGACACACAGCAAATCCTTGCAAAATCAGTAGATGCTCTTTACAAGAAGGATACAGAAACAGCTCAATGGATCATTAATAATGACCATGTATTTAATCAGAAGGAACAATCTATTAATGAAACAGTCATCGTTTTGATTGCAAAGCAGCAGCCAGTCGCTTCTGATTTGCGGAGACTTATCATTGCTATAAAAATCTCAGCAGACTTGGAAAGAATGGCTGATCACGCGAAGAATATTGCCAAAGCCACATTACATCTTGGAGCAGAACATACCATCACTATTCACCCGGTCATTCGTGAAATGGCAGACATTGCCTTAGATATGGTTGATATAGCTCACAAAGCTTATGACCATGAAGACATTACGCTTGCCAGAGAATTAGCAGAGAAAGATGATTCTATCGATGAACGATACGGTCAAGTAACCCGGGATCTACTTGAGCAAACAGCAAATAACCCAGAGCAGATTCAGCACATTATGCAAATGGCATTCACCTCCAGGTATATCGAACGTTTTGCCGATCACATTACAAACATTGGCGAGAGTATCTTTTATTTAGTAAAAGGTGTTTCCTACGATTTGAACGAATAA
- the rpmG gene encoding 50S ribosomal protein L33: protein MRVNITLACTETGDRNYISTKNKRKNPERIELMKYSPRLGKHTLHRETK, encoded by the coding sequence ATGCGTGTAAATATTACACTTGCCTGCACCGAAACTGGTGACCGCAATTATATTTCTACAAAAAATAAGCGTAAAAACCCTGAACGTATAGAGCTAATGAAATACAGCCCGCGTCTAGGAAAGCATACGCTTCATCGCGAAACTAAGTAA
- a CDS encoding 5-formyltetrahydrofolate cyclo-ligase has product MMTKNEWREKARSSLRKLEDHHKRQLSFQMMHRLFKSSLWENSQVIGITVARGDEWPTVPIIEKAWQENKEVAVPKCVPKEKHMEFYKITDLDQLEIVYFGLREPNPAKSVYTDKNEIDLLIVPGLFFNESGYRIGFGGGYYDRYLADFQGITVSLAAEHQIETEIPVEPFDIPVQYICTEKRYLRCK; this is encoded by the coding sequence ATGATGACGAAGAATGAGTGGAGAGAAAAAGCAAGGTCCTCACTGCGAAAGCTTGAAGACCATCATAAGCGGCAACTATCATTCCAAATGATGCACCGGCTGTTCAAATCTTCTTTATGGGAAAATTCCCAAGTGATAGGAATTACGGTAGCTCGAGGAGATGAGTGGCCGACAGTACCTATCATTGAAAAAGCCTGGCAGGAAAATAAAGAAGTGGCCGTTCCGAAATGTGTTCCTAAAGAAAAACATATGGAATTTTATAAAATTACGGATTTAGATCAACTTGAGATTGTATATTTCGGACTGCGGGAGCCGAATCCTGCCAAGTCGGTATATACGGATAAAAATGAAATTGATTTACTTATTGTTCCCGGGCTTTTCTTTAATGAATCAGGTTACCGTATAGGGTTTGGAGGGGGATATTACGATCGTTATCTCGCTGATTTTCAAGGGATTACTGTATCTTTAGCTGCTGAGCATCAGATAGAAACTGAAATCCCTGTTGAGCCCTTCGATATTCCTGTTCAGTACATCTGTACGGAGAAAAGGTATCTTCGTTGTAAATAA
- a CDS encoding L-lactate dehydrogenase, with the protein MEHVNRVVVIGTGAVGSSYAFALLNQGVADELVLVDLDKEKAEGDAMDLNHGLAFAPANKNIWFGDYADCQTADIVVITAGANQKPGETRLDLVDKNTKIFKGIVEEVMVSGFDGIFLVATNPVDILTYMTWEFSGLPVNRVIGSGTILDTARLRYQLGHYFDIDSRNVHAYIMGEHGDSELPVWSHATVAGSQVTNLIKKYPERYNEESLDEMFIQVRDAAYKIIAKKGATHYGIAMGLVRLTKAILHNENAVLTVSGYVHQKYGQEDLYIGVPAVVNRSGVREVIELNLSEKEKEQFNHSAQLLKKTMAPVIAKYRDE; encoded by the coding sequence ATGGAACATGTAAATCGTGTGGTAGTAATTGGAACGGGAGCTGTAGGCTCTAGTTATGCATTTGCTCTATTAAATCAAGGAGTAGCCGACGAACTGGTGTTAGTCGACCTTGATAAAGAGAAAGCAGAGGGTGACGCCATGGATTTAAATCACGGTCTGGCTTTTGCCCCAGCTAATAAGAACATTTGGTTTGGGGATTATGCTGACTGCCAGACAGCTGATATTGTCGTAATTACAGCAGGGGCTAACCAAAAACCGGGAGAAACAAGATTAGATCTTGTGGATAAGAATACGAAAATCTTCAAAGGAATTGTAGAAGAAGTCATGGTCAGTGGCTTTGATGGAATATTTTTAGTAGCTACAAATCCAGTGGATATATTAACGTATATGACATGGGAGTTTTCAGGTTTACCAGTCAATCGAGTGATTGGTTCAGGCACGATTCTTGATACGGCTAGGCTCAGGTATCAGCTTGGTCATTATTTTGACATTGACTCAAGAAATGTCCACGCCTATATTATGGGAGAGCATGGGGATTCTGAACTCCCTGTTTGGAGTCATGCCACTGTTGCCGGAAGCCAGGTAACCAACCTGATAAAAAAATATCCGGAACGTTATAATGAAGAGTCTCTTGATGAAATGTTTATACAAGTAAGAGATGCTGCCTATAAAATTATTGCTAAAAAAGGGGCGACTCATTATGGAATTGCTATGGGGCTTGTCCGCTTAACAAAAGCGATTTTACATAATGAAAACGCCGTATTGACGGTTTCCGGCTATGTTCATCAAAAGTATGGTCAGGAGGACCTTTATATCGGAGTGCCCGCAGTGGTTAACCGGAGTGGGGTAAGAGAAGTGATTGAGCTGAACCTTTCAGAAAAGGAAAAAGAACAATTTAACCATTCGGCACAACTTTTGAAAAAAACCATGGCGCCAGTGATTGCGAAATACCGTGATGAATAA
- a CDS encoding rhomboid family intramembrane serine protease: MFLRQEYTFWKISSDLVISHGFEILHMSPNEDEIWLEKELNWKTHVVRLKLGQWNWKNQLKFDLNRTYQQVKQNRALFSGGKAVLHTLYISEYPPVDDWQDVTEELVMNKGSLNIHLYYLDDANKRSELKKLYQTFGHMPPGLIDETKAEEMESVIPYLRQQTLGSDQKRKKENLSVFDYGRPFMTYLLLVVNIAFFAFIEWKADSTSLPSLIEYGAKYNPAIISGEWWRIITSMFIHIGFLHLFMNMLALYYLGTAVERIYGTVRFTLIYFLAGIFGGVASFMMNPQIAAGASGAIFGLFGALLFFGVKHKRLFFRTMGTNVVFIIALNLVFGFVVPQVDNSAHVGGLIGGFLASALIQLPNKPSGRLRRVAFLIYSLAAVGMVWLGINQYDRPEHSVVDVQYSQELIKERQYTKVIQTTTDALDNPGEYQAELLFNRSYAYTQTNQLEKAKEDLEKTVDVKPDMAEAHFNLALIYLKEGKPSQAKEHARTAAELKPKKEEFQNLLKSLDQ, translated from the coding sequence ATGTTTTTGAGACAAGAATATACATTCTGGAAAATCTCCAGTGATCTTGTGATCTCGCATGGTTTCGAAATTCTCCATATGAGCCCAAATGAAGATGAGATATGGTTGGAAAAAGAGCTCAATTGGAAAACGCATGTAGTACGGTTAAAACTGGGACAATGGAATTGGAAAAATCAGCTTAAGTTCGATTTGAATCGTACATATCAGCAAGTAAAGCAGAATAGAGCACTGTTTTCAGGAGGGAAAGCAGTACTTCATACTTTGTATATTTCTGAATATCCTCCGGTAGATGATTGGCAAGATGTCACAGAAGAATTAGTTATGAACAAAGGCAGCCTGAATATTCATCTGTATTATCTTGACGATGCCAATAAACGGTCAGAATTAAAAAAGTTGTATCAAACATTTGGACATATGCCGCCTGGTCTTATTGATGAGACAAAAGCAGAAGAAATGGAATCCGTCATTCCTTATTTACGCCAGCAAACGCTAGGCAGCGACCAAAAACGAAAAAAAGAGAATTTGTCCGTTTTTGACTATGGACGACCGTTCATGACCTATTTACTTCTGGTCGTAAATATCGCTTTTTTTGCATTTATTGAATGGAAAGCTGACAGTACGTCTCTGCCCTCTTTAATTGAGTACGGGGCTAAGTATAACCCTGCTATTATTTCAGGTGAGTGGTGGAGAATCATTACTTCAATGTTTATTCATATCGGTTTTCTCCATCTATTTATGAATATGCTGGCACTTTATTATTTAGGGACTGCTGTTGAACGGATCTATGGAACAGTAAGATTTACTTTGATTTACTTTTTAGCGGGAATCTTTGGCGGAGTGGCCAGCTTCATGATGAATCCTCAAATAGCGGCGGGCGCCTCAGGAGCTATTTTCGGTCTGTTTGGCGCTTTATTATTCTTTGGCGTAAAGCACAAGCGTTTGTTCTTTAGAACGATGGGGACGAATGTTGTATTTATTATTGCTTTAAATCTTGTCTTTGGATTCGTAGTTCCGCAAGTTGATAATAGTGCCCACGTTGGTGGCCTGATTGGAGGGTTTCTTGCATCTGCACTTATTCAGCTTCCTAATAAACCCAGCGGAAGGTTGAGACGAGTGGCTTTTTTAATTTACAGTCTCGCTGCAGTTGGCATGGTTTGGCTCGGCATCAACCAATATGATCGCCCTGAGCACTCTGTTGTCGACGTGCAGTACTCACAGGAACTGATTAAAGAGCGTCAATACACGAAAGTCATTCAAACAACGACTGATGCTTTAGATAACCCAGGAGAGTATCAGGCTGAGTTGTTGTTTAACCGATCATATGCCTACACTCAAACCAACCAACTCGAAAAAGCTAAGGAAGACCTAGAAAAAACGGTCGACGTGAAACCTGATATGGCAGAGGCTCATTTTAATCTAGCCTTAATCTATTTAAAAGAAGGTAAACCAAGCCAAGCCAAAGAGCACGCGCGAACAGCGGCAGAACTAAAACCTAAAAAGGAGGAATTCCAAAACTTATTAAAATCCTTGGATCAATAG
- a CDS encoding M42 family metallopeptidase, whose protein sequence is MTHHLKQLTSIPSPTGMTEQIMRYCDNLLRVKGVPTMMTNKGGLIATIQGRNPENERVITAHLDTLGAMVKEVKDDGKLALSLIGGFTWNSIEGEYCEIHTASDGTYTGTILMQQSSVHVYKESGEKKRDSINMVVRLDEMVHSKQDVQKLGIEVGDFVSFAPRYEESKTGFIKSRHLDDKASAAVLLHMIEEIVDANIEIPYTTHFYFSNNEEIGYGANSSIPETVREFIAVDMGAVGDGQTSTEYDVSICAKDSSGPYHLGLRHHFTSLAKQNDINYQIDIYPYYGSDASAVMKAGSDVKHALVGPGIDASHAYERTHTDSLIYTYQLLMAYIQSELIP, encoded by the coding sequence ATCACTCATCATTTGAAACAGTTAACATCGATTCCAAGCCCTACAGGAATGACAGAACAAATCATGAGATACTGCGATAATCTTCTTCGAGTCAAAGGCGTTCCGACTATGATGACGAATAAGGGAGGATTAATAGCAACGATTCAAGGCCGAAATCCGGAGAACGAGCGGGTGATAACTGCTCACCTTGATACGTTAGGAGCGATGGTGAAAGAAGTTAAGGACGATGGGAAGCTAGCTTTATCACTGATTGGCGGGTTCACATGGAACAGTATAGAAGGGGAGTATTGTGAGATTCACACGGCAAGCGACGGAACTTATACTGGAACCATATTGATGCAGCAGTCTTCCGTCCATGTTTATAAGGAAAGCGGTGAGAAAAAAAGAGACAGCATCAATATGGTTGTGCGCTTGGATGAAATGGTTCATTCAAAACAGGATGTTCAAAAGCTGGGAATTGAAGTTGGAGACTTTGTTTCATTTGCACCAAGGTATGAAGAATCAAAGACCGGATTTATTAAATCACGCCACTTAGATGATAAGGCTAGCGCAGCCGTACTTCTTCATATGATTGAAGAGATTGTCGATGCAAACATTGAGATTCCCTATACTACCCACTTTTATTTTTCTAATAATGAAGAGATCGGATATGGTGCAAACTCCTCGATTCCAGAAACTGTTAGAGAATTTATAGCTGTGGATATGGGGGCTGTCGGTGACGGTCAAACTTCTACCGAGTATGATGTTTCGATTTGTGCCAAAGATTCTTCTGGACCTTATCATCTTGGGTTAAGGCACCATTTCACTTCCTTAGCAAAACAGAACGATATCAATTACCAAATAGATATTTACCCTTATTATGGATCTGATGCGTCAGCAGTTATGAAAGCTGGCTCAGACGTTAAGCATGCCCTTGTCGGGCCGGGGATAGATGCTTCCCATGCTTATGAGCGAACCCACACCGACTCATTAATTTATACCTATCAGCTGCTTATGGCTTATATCCAGTCGGAGCTTATCCCTTAG